The proteins below are encoded in one region of Pacificitalea manganoxidans:
- a CDS encoding FAD-binding oxidoreductase has protein sequence MLADRFGSRFSQRAADLAAHGTNESHFPDMPPEAVIQPETTQEVSDILRACHAARCPVIGWGAGTSLEGHALAVAGGLCVDFGRMTRVIEVNDADMDVRVQPGLTREALNTELRATGLFFPVDPGANASLGGMAATRASGTTAVRYGTMRDNVLGLEAVLADGTVIRTGTRARKSSAGYDLTALLVGSEGTLALITELTLRLQGQPEAIAAAVCGFDRMRDAVDCVIATIQLGIPMARIEFIDAEAVAACNARSGLDFPRRPHLMVEFHGSDTSAAEDAERFGELVADLGGSDFAWAQKPEERNRLWQMRHEAYWAILASRPGARGVVTDLCVPISRLAEAVEETRADIDASGIPGPILGHVGDGNFHAVLLIDPDRPEEKRIALDLSHRMVERALRMGGTATGEHGVGLGKRGYMEAEHGAGWQVMGAIKQALDPLNLMNPGKLVPDPEG, from the coding sequence ATGCTGGCGGATCGGTTCGGTTCCCGCTTCAGCCAGCGCGCTGCCGATCTTGCCGCCCATGGCACCAACGAGTCGCATTTTCCCGACATGCCGCCTGAGGCCGTGATCCAGCCCGAAACCACGCAGGAGGTGTCCGACATCCTGCGCGCCTGTCACGCCGCGCGCTGTCCGGTCATCGGCTGGGGGGCGGGCACGTCGCTGGAAGGGCACGCCTTGGCCGTGGCGGGGGGGCTATGCGTCGATTTCGGGCGCATGACCCGCGTGATCGAGGTCAACGACGCCGATATGGATGTGCGGGTGCAGCCGGGTCTGACCCGCGAGGCGCTGAATACGGAACTGCGCGCCACGGGGCTGTTCTTTCCGGTTGATCCCGGCGCCAATGCGTCATTGGGCGGAATGGCCGCGACGCGGGCATCGGGCACCACGGCGGTGCGTTACGGCACCATGCGCGACAACGTGCTGGGGCTGGAGGCCGTGCTGGCCGATGGCACGGTGATCCGCACCGGCACCCGCGCACGCAAATCCTCGGCCGGGTATGACCTGACCGCGCTGCTTGTCGGCTCCGAGGGCACGCTGGCATTGATTACCGAACTGACCCTGCGGCTCCAGGGCCAGCCGGAGGCGATCGCGGCGGCGGTCTGCGGCTTTGACCGGATGCGCGACGCGGTGGATTGCGTGATCGCCACGATCCAGTTGGGCATCCCGATGGCACGGATCGAATTCATCGACGCCGAAGCCGTCGCCGCCTGCAACGCGCGCTCTGGCCTCGATTTTCCGCGGCGCCCGCATCTGATGGTGGAATTCCACGGCTCTGACACCTCTGCCGCCGAGGATGCCGAACGCTTCGGCGAATTGGTGGCCGATCTGGGCGGATCGGATTTCGCATGGGCGCAGAAGCCCGAAGAGCGCAACCGCCTGTGGCAGATGCGGCACGAAGCCTATTGGGCGATCCTTGCCTCGCGACCCGGCGCGCGCGGTGTGGTGACTGATCTATGCGTGCCGATTTCGCGGCTGGCCGAAGCGGTAGAGGAAACCCGCGCCGATATCGACGCCTCCGGCATTCCCGGCCCGATCTTGGGCCATGTGGGGGACGGCAATTTCCATGCGGTCCTGCTGATCGATCCCGACCGGCCCGAGGAAAAGCGCATCGCGCTGGACTTGTCGCACCGGATGGTGGAGCGCGCACTGCGGATGGGCGGCACCGCCACGGGGGAGCATGGCGTGGGGCTGGGCAAGCGCGGCTATATGGAGGCCGAGCATGGCGCGGGCTGGCAGGTGATGGGCGCGATCAAGCAGGCGCTCGACCCGCTGAACCTGATGAACCCTGGCAAGCTGGTGCCTGACCCGGAGGGGTGA
- a CDS encoding OpgC family protein has translation MGEPAPFSTKRRAGAAASAGIAVTPAALGAAAPRVDTGETAPAASLAVGGTAAPRDARLDFFRGLALIMIYLNHVPGTVFEDYTNRNFGFSDAAEGFVIMSGIAAGLAYGRLMSGIVPIWQAVLRIWHRAWTLYMVHVVTTMMAIGISAYAADRFGVIEMVRINNLRVLFEDPLGVLVGIPSLGHQLGYFNILPMYAVLIFSAPLLIALGRRSPIGLMAASVVLWVLAGQFRLNLPNHPNPGGWFFNPVAWQLVFVVGLLTGMALKEGRRFVAYRAWLFWASVAMLLGALAWMKIDLVRDAGRAGLAWLGAHGAPFYITNFDKTYLAAPRLLHALALFYVISCLPVMLRVARAHAAAPIALLGRFGLPVFATGSVLSILGQAIKKSDLPQGLGLDLAVIGGGLAAQFAIAGAFWWVARNKQAPVRAAA, from the coding sequence ATGGGTGAGCCTGCCCCGTTTTCGACCAAACGCCGCGCTGGCGCGGCGGCAAGCGCCGGGATTGCGGTGACGCCTGCGGCGCTCGGCGCTGCCGCGCCGCGCGTGGATACGGGCGAAACTGCGCCCGCCGCGTCGCTTGCCGTGGGCGGGACTGCGGCGCCCCGTGACGCGCGGCTGGACTTCTTTCGCGGTCTGGCGCTTATCATGATCTATCTTAACCATGTGCCCGGCACTGTGTTCGAGGATTACACCAACCGCAATTTCGGCTTCTCCGACGCGGCCGAAGGCTTCGTCATCATGTCCGGGATCGCTGCCGGGCTGGCCTATGGGCGGCTGATGTCGGGCATCGTGCCGATCTGGCAGGCGGTGCTGCGGATCTGGCACCGGGCGTGGACGCTTTACATGGTGCATGTGGTCACCACGATGATGGCGATCGGGATCTCTGCCTACGCCGCCGACCGCTTTGGCGTGATCGAGATGGTGCGCATCAACAACCTGCGCGTCCTGTTCGAGGATCCGCTGGGCGTGTTGGTGGGGATACCCTCGCTCGGCCATCAGCTGGGCTATTTCAACATCCTGCCGATGTATGCGGTGCTGATCTTTTCCGCGCCGCTGCTGATCGCGCTGGGGCGGCGGTCGCCCATTGGGCTGATGGCGGCTTCGGTGGTGCTGTGGGTGCTGGCGGGTCAGTTTCGCCTGAACCTACCCAACCACCCCAATCCGGGCGGCTGGTTTTTCAACCCGGTCGCATGGCAACTGGTGTTCGTGGTGGGGCTGCTGACCGGCATGGCGCTGAAAGAGGGCCGCCGGTTCGTCGCCTATCGCGCGTGGCTCTTCTGGGCCTCGGTCGCGATGCTGCTCGGCGCGCTGGCGTGGATGAAGATCGACCTCGTGCGGGATGCGGGGCGCGCTGGTCTGGCGTGGCTCGGGGCGCATGGCGCGCCCTTCTACATCACCAATTTCGACAAGACCTATCTGGCCGCGCCGCGCCTGCTGCACGCCTTGGCGCTGTTTTATGTGATCTCCTGCCTGCCGGTGATGCTGCGCGTCGCGCGCGCCCATGCAGCAGCACCCATCGCGCTCTTGGGGCGGTTCGGGCTGCCGGTCTTTGCGACGGGCTCGGTGCTGTCGATCTTGGGGCAAGCGATCAAGAAATCCGACCTGCCCCAAGGCCTCGGGCTGGATCTGGCAGTGATCGGGGGCGGTTTGGCGGCGCAATTCGCCATCGCCGGCGCGTTCTGGTGGGTGGCCCGCAACAAACAGGCGCCGGTCCGCGCGGCGGCCTGA
- a CDS encoding cell wall hydrolase, giving the protein MRLPILALASAVTCAAFTVAAAPVFADTTLSTKSSPALPTDGTTAAALPEPAPRKPVAIVVPEAEPAAQDDINAALPVAPPRPSDTDAEPDEAVAALSTLLLNARLTELLGQDRAAFQAVSGTRLRKLTEPPLSREARAKLVPITYSQAWLREQPGGTGGAAWECLTQALYFEARGESVKGQFAVAEVILNRVGSALYPNTVCDVVNQGTGKLYQCQFTFTCDGAAETVHEPRAWTRAGKIARLMLDGAPRTLTAGATHYHTNAVSPSWAQKFARTTQIGVHLFYRHPRS; this is encoded by the coding sequence ATGCGATTACCGATTCTGGCCTTGGCCAGTGCAGTCACCTGCGCTGCCTTTACTGTTGCCGCCGCCCCTGTTTTTGCCGACACCACGCTCAGCACCAAATCCTCCCCGGCCCTGCCCACTGACGGCACGACCGCCGCTGCGCTGCCGGAACCTGCCCCGCGCAAACCTGTCGCGATCGTGGTTCCCGAGGCCGAGCCCGCAGCCCAGGACGACATCAACGCCGCCCTGCCGGTGGCCCCGCCGCGCCCCTCTGACACCGATGCCGAGCCTGACGAAGCCGTCGCGGCCCTGTCGACGCTGCTGCTCAACGCCCGTCTGACCGAATTGCTGGGTCAGGACCGCGCTGCATTTCAAGCCGTCAGCGGCACCCGCCTGCGCAAACTGACCGAACCGCCGCTGAGCCGCGAAGCCCGTGCCAAGCTGGTGCCGATCACCTATTCACAGGCTTGGCTGCGCGAACAGCCTGGCGGCACCGGCGGCGCGGCGTGGGAATGTCTGACGCAGGCGTTGTATTTCGAGGCGCGCGGCGAAAGCGTGAAGGGTCAGTTCGCGGTGGCAGAAGTGATCCTGAACCGCGTTGGTTCCGCCCTCTATCCCAACACCGTTTGTGATGTGGTCAATCAGGGCACCGGCAAACTGTATCAGTGCCAGTTCACCTTTACCTGCGACGGGGCCGCCGAGACAGTGCACGAGCCGCGCGCATGGACCCGCGCCGGTAAGATCGCGCGCCTGATGCTGGACGGCGCGCCACGCACGCTGACCGCGGGCGCGACGCATTACCATACCAATGCCGTGTCGCCGTCATGGGCCCAGAAATTCGCCCGCACGACGCAGATCGGTGTGCATCTGTTCTACCGGCACCCGCGCTCCTGA
- the glyS gene encoding glycine--tRNA ligase subunit beta, whose translation MPDLLIELFSEEIPARMQGRAASDLKKLMTDGLVEAGLTYASAAAFSTPRRLVLTVEGLLAESPTLREERKGPRVDAPEKALEGFLRATGLTRDQLEPRDDKKGQVWFATLEKPGRAADVIVAEVLERTVRNFPWPKSMRWGAGSLRWVRPLHSILCILVTEAGAETVPLEIDGITAGNTTRGHRFMAPGAEIAVQSFDDYAAKLKRAHVVLDPAERADHIWNDATNTAFAQGLEVVEDASLLTEVAGLVEWPVVLMGAIGADFLDLPPEVLQTSMKEHQKFFSVRNPKTGRIEKFVTVANVETADQGATILAGNQKVLSARLSDAKFFWENDLRVAKAGMDPWTDALDNVTFHNKLGTQAERISRIAALARAFAPRVGADPDLAEEAARIAKADLSSEMVYEFPELQGLMGRYYAEAAGRDAAVAAAAEEHYRPLGPSDAVPDAPVSVAVALADKLDTLAGFWAIDEKPTGSKDPYALRRAALGVIRIVLSNDLRIQLSDFILRGLFQVFLKLQKAEGGSDLRRDYAAAFDISEDDLRDLALDDLQGRIEPDAIRAGIANLNADADADLNTPEHLLGFIHDRLKVYLRDQGIRHDVIDACLARPGADDLTLLVKRATALQAFLDTDDGEPLLQGFKRANNILTQAEARDGVAYEFGPDRKYASDPAELALFDALDAAEPRISAALAGEDYAAAMGEMAGLRAPIDAFFEAVQVNAEEQITRRNRLNLLHRIRETCMTVADLSRLDG comes from the coding sequence ATGCCGGATCTGCTGATCGAACTCTTCTCCGAAGAAATCCCCGCCCGCATGCAGGGGCGCGCTGCCTCCGACCTCAAGAAGCTGATGACCGATGGGCTTGTCGAGGCCGGGCTGACCTATGCCTCGGCGGCGGCGTTTTCGACCCCGCGGCGGCTGGTTCTGACCGTCGAAGGGCTGCTGGCCGAAAGCCCGACCTTGCGCGAAGAGCGCAAGGGTCCGCGCGTCGATGCCCCGGAAAAGGCGCTGGAAGGCTTTCTGCGCGCCACCGGTCTGACCCGCGATCAGTTGGAACCCCGCGACGACAAAAAGGGTCAGGTCTGGTTCGCGACGCTGGAAAAGCCGGGCCGCGCGGCGGATGTGATCGTGGCCGAAGTGCTGGAACGCACGGTGCGCAATTTCCCCTGGCCGAAATCCATGCGCTGGGGCGCGGGCAGCCTGCGCTGGGTGCGGCCGCTGCATTCGATCCTGTGCATCCTCGTGACCGAGGCGGGCGCCGAAACCGTGCCGCTGGAGATCGACGGCATCACCGCAGGCAACACCACCCGCGGGCACCGCTTCATGGCGCCGGGCGCGGAGATCGCGGTGCAGTCCTTTGACGACTATGCCGCCAAGCTGAAACGCGCGCATGTGGTGCTGGACCCCGCCGAGCGGGCCGATCACATCTGGAACGACGCGACCAATACCGCCTTTGCGCAGGGGCTGGAGGTTGTCGAAGACGCCAGTCTGCTGACCGAGGTTGCCGGGCTTGTCGAATGGCCCGTGGTGCTGATGGGCGCGATTGGGGCAGATTTTCTCGACCTACCGCCGGAGGTTCTGCAAACCTCGATGAAGGAACATCAGAAGTTCTTCTCCGTGCGCAATCCGAAGACCGGGCGGATCGAGAAATTCGTGACCGTCGCCAATGTCGAAACCGCCGATCAGGGGGCCACGATCCTTGCCGGCAACCAAAAGGTGCTGTCGGCGCGGCTGTCGGATGCGAAATTCTTCTGGGAGAACGACCTGCGCGTGGCCAAGGCGGGGATGGACCCGTGGACCGACGCGCTGGACAACGTGACCTTCCATAACAAGCTGGGCACGCAGGCGGAGCGGATCAGCCGTATCGCCGCGCTGGCGCGGGCCTTTGCGCCGCGGGTCGGGGCCGATCCCGATCTGGCCGAAGAGGCCGCACGCATCGCCAAGGCCGACCTGTCGTCGGAAATGGTCTACGAATTCCCGGAATTGCAGGGGCTGATGGGCCGCTACTATGCCGAAGCGGCGGGCCGCGATGCGGCGGTGGCGGCAGCGGCGGAAGAGCATTACCGCCCGCTGGGCCCGTCGGACGCGGTGCCGGACGCGCCGGTTTCGGTCGCGGTGGCGCTGGCCGACAAGCTCGATACGCTGGCTGGGTTCTGGGCCATCGACGAAAAACCTACCGGCTCGAAAGACCCCTATGCGCTGCGCCGTGCGGCGTTGGGCGTGATCCGCATTGTGCTGAGTAACGACCTGCGCATCCAGTTGTCGGATTTCATTCTGCGCGGATTGTTCCAAGTCTTCCTGAAGCTGCAAAAGGCCGAGGGCGGCAGCGACCTGCGCCGGGATTACGCCGCCGCGTTCGACATTTCCGAAGACGATCTGCGGGATCTGGCGCTGGACGATCTGCAGGGGCGGATCGAGCCGGATGCAATCCGCGCGGGGATCGCCAACCTGAACGCCGATGCGGACGCAGACCTGAACACGCCCGAGCATCTGCTGGGCTTCATCCATGACCGGCTGAAGGTCTATCTGCGCGATCAGGGCATCCGCCACGACGTGATCGACGCCTGTCTGGCCCGCCCCGGTGCGGATGACCTGACCCTGCTGGTCAAGCGGGCGACGGCGTTGCAAGCCTTCCTCGACACCGACGATGGCGAACCGCTGTTGCAGGGGTTCAAGCGGGCCAACAACATCCTGACGCAGGCCGAGGCGCGCGATGGCGTGGCCTATGAATTCGGGCCCGACCGCAAATATGCCTCCGACCCCGCCGAATTGGCGTTGTTCGATGCGCTGGACGCCGCCGAGCCCCGGATCAGCGCCGCGCTCGCAGGGGAGGACTACGCCGCCGCGATGGGCGAGATGGCCGGGCTGCGCGCGCCCATCGACGCATTTTTCGAAGCCGTTCAGGTCAATGCCGAAGAGCAGATCACCCGGCGCAACCGGCTGAATTTGCTACACCGCATCCGCGAAACCTGTATGACGGTGGCGGACCTGTCACGGCTCGATGGCTGA
- a CDS encoding putative PEP-binding protein, translated as MQKHSDFKDFVEITPTAKLAVESHGGRAKCLQRLIRIDLPVPRTVALSFDAVHRMADGHLPDTKAILARFDADPLLSVRPSSEDPDWGGPGAVLNIGMNDARHAALAERIDRARANALYLRFVQGYAINVARLDPDMFVATEATDTALREALDTYEMETEEPFPQDPAVQLAEVLRSMARAWQGTSARLLRQARGAPADAGLGLVVQEMALGIGPGESGAGVIRCLDPITGARQVTGRYLRQSLFRDALHAQESLYLAEDPRGPSLQQVAPAVFDELDAALRLCRQKLREEMEIEFALCEGALKVIDAVRVPRSTRANVRVVVALAEDSVISREEAVLRIHPMALGELLHQQVDPTAPRDVLVRGIAASPGGASGKLVFSAEAAQAAEAQGEHCILMRRETAPEDIRGMHAASGILTERGGMTSHAAVIARGLGVPCIVGASGVRLSARHRTLTLRDGRVLREGDLVTVDGSTGDLLAGAAPLLEPALDEAFQTLMTWADEARDIGVRANADTPADARTARMFMAEGIGLCRTEHMFFDGARMTVMREMIFADSAEDRREAVDRLLPMQREDFAALFEIMANQPVCIRLFDPPLHEFLPTGREGMRQMAEALDLPLSDVVRRVEQLTEFNPMLGLRGVRLGVTWPEIYEMQARAIFEATVIASRRGAPVVPEVMIPLVSAKREVELIQTRVDAVAAAVRNETGANFDYRLGVMVETPRAALRAGEIAHHAAFLSFGTNDLTQMTYGLSRDDAGRFMGTYVQQGVYPEDPFHSLDQDGVGELLMIGAERGREASPDITISLCGEHGGDPETIAFCRSAGFDYVSCSPFRVPTARLAAAHLALAERTDRTRYLNWRRFFMGGKRTRR; from the coding sequence GTGCAGAAACATAGCGACTTCAAAGACTTCGTCGAGATTACCCCGACAGCCAAGCTGGCGGTGGAGTCGCATGGCGGCCGCGCCAAATGCCTGCAGCGCCTGATCCGCATCGACCTGCCCGTGCCGCGCACGGTGGCGTTGTCCTTCGACGCTGTGCACCGTATGGCCGACGGACATCTGCCTGATACCAAGGCAATTCTTGCCCGGTTCGATGCCGATCCGCTGCTTTCGGTGCGCCCCTCCTCGGAAGATCCGGACTGGGGCGGTCCGGGGGCTGTGCTCAATATCGGGATGAACGACGCCCGGCACGCGGCGCTGGCGGAGCGAATCGACCGGGCGCGGGCCAATGCGCTCTATCTGCGGTTTGTGCAGGGATACGCGATCAACGTCGCGCGGCTCGATCCCGACATGTTCGTCGCGACAGAGGCCACGGATACCGCCCTGCGCGAAGCGCTCGACACCTATGAGATGGAAACCGAAGAGCCGTTCCCGCAGGATCCCGCGGTGCAGCTGGCCGAGGTTCTGCGCTCCATGGCGCGGGCGTGGCAGGGCACCTCTGCGCGGCTGCTGCGGCAGGCCCGTGGGGCGCCCGCCGATGCCGGGCTGGGACTGGTGGTGCAGGAGATGGCGCTGGGGATCGGGCCGGGCGAAAGCGGCGCCGGGGTGATCCGGTGCCTCGACCCGATTACCGGCGCGCGGCAGGTCACCGGGCGCTATCTGCGTCAGTCGCTGTTCCGCGATGCGCTGCATGCGCAGGAATCGCTCTACCTTGCCGAAGATCCGCGCGGGCCGTCGCTGCAACAGGTCGCGCCTGCGGTGTTCGATGAACTGGACGCCGCCCTGCGCCTGTGCCGTCAGAAGCTCCGCGAGGAGATGGAGATCGAATTCGCGCTCTGCGAAGGCGCGTTGAAGGTGATCGACGCGGTGCGCGTGCCCCGCAGCACCCGCGCCAATGTCCGCGTCGTGGTGGCGCTGGCCGAGGATTCGGTGATTTCCCGCGAGGAAGCGGTGCTGCGCATTCACCCGATGGCCTTGGGCGAGTTGCTGCACCAGCAGGTCGATCCGACCGCGCCACGCGATGTGCTGGTGCGGGGCATCGCCGCCAGCCCCGGCGGCGCGTCGGGCAAGCTGGTCTTTTCCGCCGAAGCCGCTCAGGCCGCCGAGGCACAGGGCGAGCATTGCATCCTGATGCGCCGCGAAACTGCGCCCGAAGACATTCGCGGCATGCATGCGGCATCCGGCATCCTGACCGAACGTGGCGGTATGACCAGCCATGCGGCGGTGATCGCGCGCGGCTTAGGCGTGCCGTGCATCGTCGGGGCTTCGGGGGTGCGGCTGTCGGCCCGGCACCGGACGCTGACCCTGCGCGATGGCCGGGTGCTGCGCGAGGGCGATCTGGTGACGGTCGACGGCTCCACCGGCGATCTGCTCGCCGGTGCCGCGCCGCTTTTGGAGCCCGCGCTGGACGAGGCGTTTCAAACGCTCATGACATGGGCCGACGAGGCGCGCGACATTGGCGTGCGGGCCAATGCCGACACGCCTGCCGATGCCCGCACCGCGCGGATGTTCATGGCCGAGGGGATCGGGCTGTGCCGCACGGAGCATATGTTCTTTGACGGTGCACGCATGACCGTGATGCGCGAAATGATCTTTGCCGACAGCGCGGAGGACCGGCGCGAGGCCGTGGACCGCCTGCTGCCGATGCAGCGCGAGGATTTCGCGGCCCTGTTCGAGATCATGGCCAACCAGCCGGTCTGCATCCGCTTATTCGACCCGCCGCTGCACGAATTCCTGCCGACGGGCCGCGAAGGCATGCGCCAGATGGCCGAGGCGCTGGATCTGCCTCTATCGGACGTGGTGCGCCGGGTGGAGCAACTGACCGAGTTCAACCCCATGCTGGGGCTGCGCGGTGTCCGGCTGGGCGTCACATGGCCCGAGATCTACGAAATGCAGGCGCGCGCCATATTCGAAGCGACCGTGATTGCCTCGCGCCGGGGGGCGCCGGTGGTGCCGGAGGTGATGATCCCCCTCGTTTCGGCCAAGCGGGAGGTGGAGCTGATCCAGACCCGTGTGGATGCCGTCGCCGCCGCCGTGCGCAATGAGACGGGCGCGAACTTTGACTACCGGCTTGGCGTGATGGTGGAAACCCCGCGCGCCGCACTGCGAGCAGGCGAGATCGCCCACCACGCGGCGTTCCTCAGCTTTGGCACCAATGACCTGACGCAGATGACCTACGGGCTGTCGCGCGACGATGCCGGGCGCTTCATGGGCACCTATGTGCAGCAGGGTGTCTACCCCGAAGACCCGTTCCATTCGCTGGATCAGGATGGCGTGGGCGAGTTGCTGATGATCGGCGCGGAACGTGGGCGCGAGGCATCGCCCGACATCACGATTTCGCTCTGCGGGGAGCATGGCGGCGATCCGGAGACTATCGCATTTTGTCGCAGTGCCGGTTTCGACTATGTTTCTTGCTCGCCTTTCCGCGTGCCCACAGCGCGGCTGGCCGCAGCGCATCTGGCGCTGGCCGAGCGCACGGATCGCACCAGGTATTTGAATTGGCGCCGTTTTTTCATGGGCGGCAAACGCACCCGACGTTAG
- a CDS encoding DUF1206 domain-containing protein, producing the protein MDNRAPAWVVPVMRAGYTARGTIYAIVGVLALLAAWHGGQAEGTTDSMAQLRKHPLGVPALWLIAVGLVAYAVWRVLDAAMDLEDYGHNAKGVIARIGQTVSGIIHLGLAFSAARSAMGGGSGGQSGTESLTSKVLAMPGGAWIVGAAGLIVIGSGIYYVHKGWAEKYREHLRASALMEKLNPAAKAGLVAHGIVIGMIGVFLIYAAVTHSPEQAGGLGQAFETVRQAAFGRILLGLLALGMIGFAIYCWIEAVYRIVPRRDGNDVKTLARKAEGKARQAMA; encoded by the coding sequence ATGGACAATCGAGCCCCGGCCTGGGTCGTGCCGGTCATGCGCGCAGGCTACACCGCCCGCGGCACCATCTATGCCATCGTCGGGGTGCTGGCCCTGCTGGCCGCGTGGCATGGCGGTCAGGCCGAAGGCACGACCGACAGCATGGCACAGTTGCGCAAGCATCCGCTGGGCGTGCCTGCGCTCTGGCTGATCGCGGTGGGGCTGGTGGCTTATGCGGTGTGGCGGGTGCTGGATGCGGCGATGGATCTGGAGGATTACGGCCATAACGCGAAAGGCGTGATTGCCCGGATCGGCCAGACCGTGAGCGGGATCATTCACTTGGGGCTGGCCTTTTCCGCAGCACGGTCGGCCATGGGTGGCGGCTCGGGCGGGCAAAGCGGCACCGAAAGCCTGACCTCCAAGGTTCTGGCGATGCCGGGCGGCGCGTGGATCGTCGGCGCGGCGGGGCTGATCGTCATCGGCTCCGGCATCTACTATGTGCACAAAGGCTGGGCCGAGAAATACCGCGAACACCTGCGCGCCTCCGCGCTGATGGAGAAGCTCAACCCGGCGGCAAAAGCGGGTCTTGTGGCGCATGGCATCGTCATCGGGATGATCGGCGTGTTCCTGATCTACGCCGCCGTGACCCATTCGCCGGAACAGGCGGGGGGTCTGGGACAGGCGTTCGAAACCGTCCGGCAGGCTGCGTTCGGGCGTATCCTTCTGGGGCTGCTGGCGCTGGGAATGATCGGGTTCGCGATCTATTGCTGGATCGAGGCCGTCTATCGCATCGTGCCCCGCCGCGACGGTAATGACGTCAAAACACTGGCGCGCAAGGCCGAGGGCAAGGCGCGTCAAGCGATGGCCTGA